A region of Malaciobacter marinus DNA encodes the following proteins:
- a CDS encoding energy transducer TonB, with amino-acid sequence MKRYISSFFIALFIYISIIASFYVLFANEKMIINKKKDTKKISLNYVQIKKEIKEKNIQKKSIKKKEIKQTIRKSKLIKNKPKKNKKIIKKETKIVKDTIKKSKDNKKIVSKSSKKTSKPKNNITSSQVTLNQSKIYIDKNLLLIRKLIQKNIVYSKRAKRFNIQGVVKVKFKISKDGKINKIDILKGHSLLRKSTIEAIKKASKNFPKVPKSLIITLPIEYRLI; translated from the coding sequence ATGAAAAGATATATTAGCTCTTTTTTTATTGCACTATTTATATATATTAGTATAATTGCTAGTTTTTATGTTTTGTTTGCAAATGAAAAGATGATAATTAATAAAAAAAAGGATACAAAAAAAATCTCTTTAAATTATGTTCAAATAAAAAAAGAGATAAAAGAAAAAAATATTCAAAAAAAAAGCATAAAGAAAAAAGAGATAAAACAGACTATTAGAAAAAGTAAACTAATAAAAAATAAACCTAAAAAAAATAAGAAAATTATTAAAAAAGAGACAAAAATTGTTAAAGATACTATCAAAAAATCAAAAGATAATAAAAAAATAGTATCGAAATCATCTAAAAAAACATCAAAACCAAAAAATAATATAACTTCATCACAAGTAACTTTAAATCAATCAAAAATTTATATAGATAAAAATTTACTTCTAATTAGAAAATTGATTCAAAAAAATATAGTCTATTCAAAAAGAGCAAAAAGATTCAATATTCAAGGTGTAGTAAAAGTGAAGTTTAAAATATCAAAAGATGGTAAGATTAATAAAATAGATATTCTAAAAGGGCATAGCTTACTAAGAAAGTCAACTATTGAAGCTATAAAAAAAGCTTCTAAGAACTTTCCAAAGGTTCCTAAAAGCTTAATTATTACTCTACCTATTGAGTATAGATTAATTTAG
- a CDS encoding response regulator transcription factor translates to MNKILVLEDDELFAQTLEDFLEEENFEVDIAYDGQEALELNFNSNYDLYLLDINVPLINGLDLLKELRGSGDTTATIFLTSYKDKQTLEEGFLNGCDDYLKKPVDLDELLLRIKSVLKRCGKPVKELELFDELTFNPILRRVYKEGKDLNLPIKIVSLLELFLENRDSIVSKEMIISRLWSVSEEYSEGSIRVYINNLKKILGKEKITNIKGIGYKIEF, encoded by the coding sequence ATGAATAAAATATTAGTATTAGAAGACGATGAGCTTTTTGCTCAAACATTAGAAGATTTTTTAGAAGAAGAAAACTTTGAAGTAGATATTGCTTATGATGGACAAGAGGCTTTAGAGCTAAACTTTAATAGTAATTATGATTTATATTTACTTGATATTAATGTTCCTTTGATAAATGGATTAGATTTATTAAAAGAGTTAAGGGGAAGTGGAGATACAACTGCTACTATTTTTCTTACATCATATAAAGATAAGCAGACATTAGAAGAGGGATTTTTAAATGGTTGTGATGATTATTTAAAAAAGCCAGTTGATTTAGATGAGCTATTACTTAGGATTAAATCTGTACTTAAAAGATGTGGAAAGCCAGTAAAAGAGCTTGAGCTTTTTGATGAGTTAACTTTCAATCCTATTTTAAGACGAGTTTATAAAGAAGGAAAAGACTTAAATCTTCCCATAAAAATAGTTTCATTGCTTGAATTATTTTTGGAAAACCGTGATTCAATTGTTTCAAAAGAGATGATTATTTCTAGACTTTGGAGTGTTAGTGAAGAGTATAGTGAGGGTTCAATTAGAGTGTATATAAACAATCTAAAAAAGATTTTAGGAAAAGAGAAAATTACTAATATAAAAGGTATAGGATATAAAATTGAATTCTAA
- a CDS encoding ABC transporter permease produces MLNKSFYSFLFLMLFIHRSKHFSIFVISIILVFILSSVMFISTSLSKDIQYTLDSQADFVVQKMKAGEVIDIDLSLIEKIEQIYGVKNVTSRVYGKYFFKPLKQSFTIVGVDFFEEQNSKNLKTLSKKLDMSKFLEKEYMIIGSGVKKLFDKFKYEKSYFFTTPLGESIEVEIYDAFDDTTSLLSNDMIILPKELAKIVLGVDEYKTSDIALNVPNELERANAKVEIILKDDNLRVISKDDMKSYYLNLFNYKTGLFLVLYIVAILTFLLILYQRYSMINSSDKKEIAILKAVGWSIKDILKLKVFENFLVAFFSFSIGIILSFIYIFVTKAPFLMQIFLGFSNLDFSYELTPYIPFGSIVTLFIFYVVPFLCVILIPVWKIATVDVIKSIK; encoded by the coding sequence ATGTTAAATAAATCTTTTTATAGTTTTTTATTTCTTATGCTTTTTATTCATAGAAGTAAGCACTTTTCTATATTTGTCATCTCAATAATTTTAGTTTTTATTTTAAGTTCTGTGATGTTTATCTCAACTTCATTATCAAAAGATATTCAGTACACATTAGATTCACAAGCTGATTTTGTAGTTCAAAAAATGAAAGCAGGGGAAGTTATTGATATTGATCTATCATTGATTGAAAAAATTGAACAAATTTATGGTGTAAAAAATGTAACTTCAAGAGTATATGGCAAGTACTTTTTCAAACCATTAAAACAAAGTTTTACAATCGTTGGAGTAGATTTTTTTGAAGAGCAAAATAGTAAAAACCTAAAAACATTATCTAAAAAACTTGATATGTCAAAATTTTTAGAAAAAGAGTACATGATAATAGGAAGTGGAGTTAAAAAACTTTTTGATAAGTTTAAATATGAAAAGAGTTATTTTTTTACAACACCTTTAGGTGAATCAATAGAAGTTGAAATTTATGATGCTTTTGATGATACAACCTCACTTCTTTCAAATGATATGATAATTTTACCAAAAGAGTTAGCAAAAATAGTTTTAGGCGTAGATGAGTATAAAACTTCTGATATTGCATTGAATGTTCCTAATGAGTTAGAAAGAGCAAATGCAAAAGTAGAAATTATATTAAAAGATGATAACTTAAGAGTAATTTCAAAAGATGATATGAAATCATACTATTTAAATCTTTTTAATTATAAAACTGGACTTTTTTTAGTGCTTTATATTGTTGCTATTCTTACATTTTTACTAATACTATATCAAAGATATTCTATGATAAATTCAAGTGATAAAAAAGAGATAGCAATACTTAAAGCAGTAGGGTGGAGTATTAAAGATATATTAAAACTAAAAGTTTTCGAAAACTTTTTAGTTGCATTTTTCTCTTTTAGTATTGGAATTATCTTATCTTTTATTTATATATTTGTGACAAAAGCACCTTTTTTAATGCAAATATTTTTAGGTTTTTCAAATTTAGATTTTAGTTATGAATTAACACCTTATATACCATTTGGTTCAATTGTAACTTTGTTTATATTTTATGTGGTACCATTTTTATGTGTAATTTTAATTCCTGTGTGGAAAATAGCTACAGTTGATGTAATAAAGAGTATAAAATGA
- the exbD gene encoding TonB system transport protein ExbD, translated as MKLKKFDSINVLPFIDVLLVLLTIILMTSTFITKGLIPVSLPSAKSTSNLKIDKKLVIVINKKGEFFCNNNLVNSKNMKNHILKFKKETQVYIKSDKNARFDSFVQVLDILKSNDFQNISIVTKK; from the coding sequence ATGAAATTAAAGAAATTTGATAGCATAAATGTATTGCCTTTTATTGATGTACTATTAGTACTTTTAACAATAATTCTTATGACTTCAACTTTTATCACAAAAGGGCTTATTCCTGTGTCTTTACCAAGTGCAAAGAGTACTAGTAATTTAAAAATAGATAAAAAGCTAGTAATTGTTATAAATAAAAAAGGAGAGTTTTTTTGTAATAATAATCTTGTAAATTCTAAAAATATGAAAAATCATATTTTAAAATTCAAAAAAGAGACACAAGTTTATATAAAAAGTGATAAGAATGCAAGATTTGATAGTTTTGTTCAAGTTCTTGATATATTAAAAAGTAATGATTTTCAAAACATATCAATAGTAACAAAAAAATGA
- a CDS encoding HAD family hydrolase produces the protein MRLIMFDMDGTLVNSSKAITNTINYVRENTGLHRLEDKYILEHINKPEINSAEFFYGTKEFTDEQVHLFENYYNEHCLTDLELYDGIATLLDDLKNDFTLAVATNANSQYAKKMLDHVGIGSLFPTILGYDSVTNPKPHPEMVQKILDKHSILNTNAQLIGDSLKDTMAAAKANVDSVLVNWGFSDHEEDAIETIQELEAKIIEKFK, from the coding sequence ATGAGATTAATCATGTTTGATATGGATGGAACTTTAGTAAATAGTTCAAAAGCCATCACAAATACTATAAACTACGTTAGAGAGAATACTGGACTTCATAGATTAGAAGATAAGTATATTTTAGAGCATATTAATAAACCAGAAATCAACTCAGCAGAGTTCTTTTATGGAACAAAAGAGTTTACAGATGAACAAGTGCACTTATTTGAAAACTATTATAATGAACACTGTTTGACTGATTTGGAACTATATGATGGAATAGCAACTTTACTTGATGATTTAAAAAACGACTTTACACTTGCTGTTGCAACAAATGCAAACTCACAATATGCAAAAAAGATGCTAGACCATGTGGGAATTGGCTCATTATTTCCTACAATCTTAGGATATGATAGCGTTACAAATCCAAAACCTCACCCAGAAATGGTGCAAAAAATTCTTGATAAACATAGTATTTTAAATACAAATGCACAACTAATAGGAGATAGCTTAAAAGATACAATGGCAGCTGCTAAAGCAAATGTTGATTCAGTTTTAGTTAACTGGGGCTTTTCAGACCATGAAGAAGATGCTATTGAAACTATACAAGAATTAGAAGCAAAAATCATAGAAAAATTTAAATAA
- a CDS encoding sensor histidine kinase, whose product MNSKIKDFLISISIVFTFTTILTLFMNYILISYFGLNKDNFIIIVLPLLVCSLVLFLALSKSILEPLFKSDENLQKTVKKTLHELNIPVSTIMLNTQMLERKITDEKALKRLERIKKASSDLLKLYEDMEYSIKKEIDNVDKDTFFLYEVVNNSIDKFEDIKKDIRIENNIDKELLLKTDKNGFYKVIDNLLSNAIKYNKSDGYVKIGLKENTILFIENSGNTIDTKYLFDVFDTFFQEDSSKKGFGLGLSIVKEFCDKNKIAINIIPLKDGSRFELNLKKHFFNNLSQDTNI is encoded by the coding sequence TTGAATTCTAAAATAAAAGATTTTTTAATTTCAATCTCAATTGTATTTACATTTACAACTATCTTGACTCTATTTATGAATTATATTTTGATTAGTTATTTTGGATTGAATAAAGATAATTTTATAATTATAGTTTTACCATTACTTGTGTGCTCTCTTGTTCTTTTTTTGGCTTTAAGCAAATCTATTCTTGAACCACTTTTTAAAAGTGATGAAAACTTACAAAAAACAGTAAAAAAGACTTTGCATGAGTTAAATATACCTGTTTCTACAATAATGTTAAATACTCAAATGCTTGAAAGAAAAATAACAGATGAAAAAGCTTTAAAAAGATTAGAAAGAATAAAAAAAGCTTCAAGTGATTTACTAAAATTATATGAAGATATGGAATATAGCATAAAAAAAGAGATTGACAATGTTGATAAAGATACATTCTTTTTATATGAAGTTGTCAATAATTCAATTGATAAGTTTGAAGATATAAAAAAAGATATAAGAATAGAAAATAATATTGATAAAGAACTCTTACTTAAGACTGATAAAAATGGTTTTTATAAAGTAATTGATAACCTTTTATCAAATGCCATAAAATATAATAAATCAGATGGATATGTAAAAATAGGATTAAAGGAGAATACTATTTTATTTATAGAAAATAGTGGTAATACAATAGATACAAAATATCTTTTTGATGTATTTGATACTTTCTTTCAAGAAGATAGTTCAAAAAAAGGTTTTGGCTTAGGACTTAGTATAGTAAAAGAGTTTTGTGATAAAAATAAAATAGCAATAAATATAATCCCCTTAAAAGACGGTTCAAGGTTTGAATTAAATTTAAAAAAACATTTTTTTAATAATCTTTCACAAGATACTAATATTTAA
- a CDS encoding Na/Pi cotransporter family protein: MVKNLAIALGFLITAYFISSSENLKIILSGIAIFLIGMYFMENGFKLFSGGALENILKRFTSNLFKAITTGFLATSIVQSSSLITVIVISFLSVELLTLAQGIGIVFGSNLGSTTTAWIVSSVGLKIKISAYAMPMLIFGVVLRFFKNNTYKGLGNVLLGLGFIFLGISYMKDGFDTLKDSIDLAQFSLPGIKGIILYILIGAVATIVIQSSSATMAIIITALSAGNIIYINALALAIGANIGTTVTAIIGSFASNENGKRLAFAHLIFNVITALVAVIFIYSLKDFVDYLAPLFGIGAESFSMKLALFHTIFNLLGIIIVAPFINIIVNLAKRIIKKKVAKSSKPKYLLKSNIEIPNSSLLSLKKECINLYENCQRAMLHALNLHSTKLKTKEDLQKQLMDEIRKSNTNIDEIYQTNLKLLYSEIIQYSSFAQEHMTSSQHKVASNFKKSATLIIEVLKDTRDVQKNLDFYLKSKNEYIKKEYNNLREELGNLFIDINGLNNENLSELDKITQIEVIKSTLNKNDLSNSETIDTLIRTQKIKASMATSLINDSATVYSIQKKLVEVAMILFIEDELLKEIGEENNASK, encoded by the coding sequence ATGGTTAAAAACTTGGCAATTGCATTAGGATTCTTGATTACAGCATATTTTATCTCGTCATCTGAGAATCTAAAAATAATCTTGAGTGGTATTGCAATTTTTTTAATTGGTATGTATTTTATGGAAAATGGTTTTAAACTATTTTCAGGTGGTGCACTAGAGAATATTTTAAAAAGATTTACTAGTAATCTTTTTAAGGCTATAACAACTGGTTTTTTAGCCACTTCTATTGTGCAAAGTTCTTCTTTAATTACAGTAATTGTAATCTCCTTTTTATCAGTTGAATTATTAACCTTAGCACAAGGTATTGGTATTGTATTTGGTTCAAACCTAGGTAGTACGACAACAGCTTGGATAGTATCAAGTGTAGGATTAAAAATAAAAATCTCAGCTTATGCTATGCCTATGTTAATCTTTGGTGTAGTACTTAGATTTTTTAAAAACAATACATACAAAGGCTTGGGAAATGTATTGTTAGGTCTTGGATTTATCTTTTTGGGTATTTCTTATATGAAAGATGGATTTGATACTTTAAAAGATTCAATTGATTTAGCTCAATTTTCATTACCTGGTATAAAAGGAATTATTCTTTACATCCTAATTGGTGCAGTTGCAACTATTGTTATCCAATCAAGTAGTGCTACTATGGCCATAATAATAACAGCATTAAGTGCAGGAAATATAATTTATATAAATGCTTTAGCTTTGGCAATTGGAGCAAATATTGGAACAACAGTAACAGCAATAATTGGCTCATTTGCATCAAATGAAAATGGGAAGCGTTTAGCTTTTGCTCATCTTATATTCAATGTAATTACAGCTTTAGTTGCTGTAATCTTTATATATTCATTAAAAGATTTTGTAGATTATTTAGCTCCTTTATTTGGGATTGGTGCAGAAAGCTTTAGTATGAAACTTGCACTATTTCATACTATATTTAATCTACTAGGAATAATCATAGTTGCTCCTTTTATAAATATAATTGTAAATTTAGCAAAAAGAATTATTAAGAAAAAAGTTGCAAAAAGTTCAAAACCTAAATATCTGTTAAAATCAAATATTGAAATTCCAAACAGTTCATTACTTTCACTTAAAAAAGAGTGTATAAATCTTTATGAAAACTGCCAAAGAGCAATGCTTCATGCCCTTAATTTGCACTCAACAAAATTAAAAACAAAAGAAGATTTACAAAAACAACTAATGGATGAAATAAGAAAATCAAATACAAATATTGATGAAATTTATCAAACAAATCTAAAATTATTATATAGTGAGATTATACAATATTCTTCTTTTGCACAAGAACACATGACAAGTTCTCAACACAAAGTTGCTAGTAACTTCAAAAAAAGTGCAACATTAATAATTGAAGTACTAAAAGATACAAGAGATGTTCAAAAAAACTTAGATTTTTACTTAAAAAGTAAAAATGAATATATTAAAAAAGAGTATAATAATTTAAGAGAAGAATTAGGAAATCTTTTTATTGATATAAATGGCTTAAATAATGAAAACTTAAGTGAGCTTGATAAAATAACTCAAATTGAAGTTATAAAAAGTACATTGAACAAAAATGATTTATCAAATAGTGAAACAATTGATACTTTAATTAGAACACAAAAAATCAAAGCATCAATGGCAACTTCACTTATAAATGATAGTGCAACAGTTTACTCAATACAAAAGAAATTAGTAGAAGTTGCGATGATTTTATTCATTGAAGATGAATTACTAAAAGAGATAGGAGAAGAGAACAATGCCTCTAAATGA
- a CDS encoding tRNA (cytidine(34)-2'-O)-methyltransferase gives MFNIVLHEPRIPGNVGTIGRLAFALNCKLHLIKPYGFGEINEKQVRRAGLDYWYDLEVFEYENIEEFWEKYPMSDRHFFATTKTKQVYFEQKFKEGDFFYFGREDAGLPESFLTKNEQGCITIPMTNNARSLNIANSVSIVAYEALRQNFANFK, from the coding sequence ATGTTTAATATAGTACTTCACGAACCAAGAATTCCAGGAAATGTAGGAACAATAGGAAGACTTGCTTTTGCACTTAATTGTAAACTTCATCTAATAAAACCTTATGGTTTTGGTGAGATAAATGAAAAACAAGTAAGAAGAGCAGGGCTTGATTATTGGTATGATTTAGAAGTTTTTGAATATGAAAATATTGAAGAGTTTTGGGAAAAATATCCTATGAGTGATAGACATTTTTTTGCTACAACAAAAACTAAACAAGTCTATTTTGAACAAAAATTTAAAGAAGGCGATTTTTTTTATTTTGGTAGAGAAGATGCTGGACTTCCTGAGAGTTTTTTAACTAAAAATGAGCAAGGATGTATTACTATTCCTATGACAAATAACGCAAGAAGTCTAAATATTGCTAACTCTGTGTCTATTGTAGCTTATGAGGCTTTAAGACAAAACTTTGCTAACTTCAAATAA
- the exbB gene encoding TonB-system energizer ExbB translates to MNIEVLKHLIDYGVIALLIFMSFISVWFFIERVIFYKKLDINIYKNKKALEIALTRHLTIIGTIASNSVYIGLLGTVLAIMLTFMTMSGTNIEAEKIMSSLALALKATAVGLVVAIVSMIFYNILSRYAEVLESKYEIKEI, encoded by the coding sequence ATGAATATTGAAGTATTAAAACACTTGATAGATTATGGAGTTATAGCATTATTGATTTTTATGAGTTTTATTTCTGTTTGGTTTTTTATTGAAAGAGTTATTTTTTATAAGAAACTTGATATAAATATATATAAAAATAAAAAAGCTTTAGAAATTGCTCTTACAAGACACTTGACAATTATAGGAACTATTGCTTCAAACTCTGTTTATATTGGTCTTCTTGGAACTGTGTTAGCTATCATGCTTACTTTTATGACTATGAGTGGCACAAATATTGAAGCTGAAAAAATAATGTCTTCTTTGGCTCTTGCACTTAAAGCAACAGCTGTTGGCTTAGTAGTAGCAATAGTTTCAATGATATTTTATAATATATTAAGCAGATATGCAGAAGTTCTGGAAAGTAAATATGAAATTAAAGAAATTTGA
- a CDS encoding ABC transporter ATP-binding protein, whose product MIEVKNLYKIFNQNRKNEFTALENVSLFIPKEQIVLLKGVSGSGKSTLLSIISSLQKPTSGDVIVDDEHIAKLPDLHASKFRNKKIGYVFQDFNLINSLNVFHNVMTPLIVQNLSKDEIKAKVIHALSLANIKHKKDEFVSNLSGGEKQRVAIARALVCDANILLFDEPTANLDKQNSLKFLSLLEDFKKLKKTVIIATHDSIFEQSNVLFETINMQDGKIV is encoded by the coding sequence ATGATAGAAGTTAAAAATCTTTATAAAATCTTTAATCAAAATAGAAAAAATGAGTTTACCGCACTTGAAAATGTAAGTTTATTTATTCCAAAAGAGCAAATTGTTCTTTTAAAAGGTGTAAGTGGTAGTGGAAAATCTACTTTATTATCTATAATCTCAAGTTTACAAAAACCTACAAGTGGTGATGTTATTGTAGATGATGAGCATATTGCAAAACTACCTGATTTGCATGCTTCAAAATTTAGAAACAAAAAAATAGGGTATGTTTTTCAAGATTTCAATTTGATAAATAGTTTAAATGTATTTCATAATGTAATGACTCCTTTAATAGTTCAAAATCTTTCTAAAGATGAAATAAAAGCAAAAGTTATACATGCCTTATCTTTAGCTAATATAAAACATAAAAAAGATGAATTTGTATCAAATTTAAGTGGAGGAGAAAAACAAAGAGTAGCAATAGCAAGGGCTTTAGTTTGTGATGCTAATATCTTACTTTTTGATGAACCAACAGCAAATTTAGATAAACAAAACTCTTTAAAATTTTTATCTTTACTAGAGGATTTTAAAAAGCTTAAAAAAACAGTTATTATAGCTACTCATGACTCTATTTTTGAACAAAGTAATGTTTTATTTGAAACTATAAATATGCAAGATGGAAAAATAGTTTAA
- a CDS encoding methyl-accepting chemotaxis protein has product MKNLSIKLKLIVSFITISLLIISLAAYSIYGLSKSSNGFDKYKNMANNSNLASSVQENMLMVRMEVKDFINKNENFSLNRFEQYYKKTSDFEKQLKNSTKNPKEKKLVDTLAQLLEVYSVNFYELNDYRSQNNGIVENNLAINGKKIEQLLNEIMLSSNKQNNVNASLKTAKAIRTLLLGRLYALKFVTSNKKEHNYEVIKKFDTLRTQINKIKPTLYSNANIQKLNNATNLIDIYKQGVDKLMFIIDKENTLIKELRTIGPKIAKITADIKLSIKNEQKLVGTQVESINKSLTLTIEILSAIVLLIILLLGAYIPKDINTQIHEFQEGLLNFFRYLNRETNEVKPLTNNSNNEFGVMSKVVNKNITITKNSIEEDRAIINETIAVLNEFQQGDLCQRISTNVTNPALNELKDVLNNMGQNLENNIDNILDVLEEFSKYNYLKKVNTHGIKKHLEKLATGVNNLGLSITQMLLENKANGLTLNESSNILLQNVDTLNTSSNEAATSLEETAAAIEQITGNIKLTTNKISEIDTLTKDVSSSTLNGEHLAIKTTSSMEDINEQVSSINEAITVIDQIAFQTNILSLNAAVEAATAGEAGKGFAVVAQEVRNLASRSAQAAKEIKELVENATLKTNEGKNIANEMIKGYNHLKEDINKTSFLISDVSNAAKEQESGIIQINDAINNLDQQTQQNALIATQTQEVALNTSEIAKKVVENANEKEFEGKDSVKAKQLHVDIKKEKTTKEEKAPLEFKSSLKDDDSWESF; this is encoded by the coding sequence ATGAAAAATCTATCTATTAAATTAAAATTAATAGTCTCATTTATCACTATTAGTTTACTAATTATTTCATTGGCTGCATATAGTATATATGGTTTATCAAAATCTTCAAATGGCTTTGATAAATATAAAAATATGGCAAATAATAGTAACCTTGCAAGTAGTGTTCAAGAAAATATGCTTATGGTAAGGATGGAAGTAAAGGACTTTATTAATAAAAATGAAAACTTTAGTCTAAACCGTTTTGAACAATATTATAAAAAAACTAGTGATTTTGAAAAACAACTAAAAAACAGTACTAAAAATCCTAAAGAAAAGAAACTTGTAGATACTTTAGCACAATTATTAGAAGTCTATAGTGTGAATTTTTATGAACTAAATGATTATAGAAGTCAAAACAATGGCATTGTAGAAAATAATTTAGCAATTAATGGTAAAAAAATAGAACAACTTTTAAATGAAATCATGTTAAGTTCTAACAAACAAAATAATGTAAATGCTTCTTTAAAAACTGCAAAAGCTATCAGAACTCTACTTTTAGGAAGACTTTATGCACTTAAATTTGTTACATCAAATAAAAAAGAGCATAATTACGAAGTAATAAAAAAGTTTGATACTTTACGAACACAAATAAATAAAATAAAACCTACATTGTATTCTAATGCAAATATTCAAAAGTTAAACAATGCAACAAACTTAATTGATATTTATAAACAAGGCGTTGATAAACTTATGTTCATAATAGATAAGGAAAATACATTAATTAAGGAACTAAGAACAATCGGTCCTAAAATTGCAAAAATAACTGCTGATATAAAATTATCAATTAAAAATGAACAAAAGCTTGTTGGAACACAAGTAGAAAGTATCAATAAAAGTTTAACATTAACAATTGAAATACTATCTGCAATTGTTCTTTTAATTATTTTATTACTTGGTGCATATATTCCAAAAGATATAAATACACAAATTCATGAATTTCAAGAAGGCTTATTAAACTTCTTTAGATACTTAAATAGAGAAACAAATGAAGTAAAACCTTTAACAAACAATTCAAATAATGAGTTTGGAGTTATGTCCAAAGTAGTAAATAAAAATATTACTATTACTAAAAATTCTATTGAAGAAGATAGAGCCATTATAAATGAAACAATTGCTGTTTTAAATGAGTTCCAACAAGGAGACTTATGTCAAAGAATTTCAACAAATGTAACAAATCCAGCACTTAATGAGTTAAAAGATGTGTTAAACAATATGGGACAAAATCTTGAAAATAATATAGATAATATCTTAGATGTTTTAGAAGAGTTTTCAAAATATAATTATCTAAAAAAAGTAAATACGCATGGAATAAAAAAACATTTAGAAAAACTTGCAACAGGGGTAAATAATTTAGGCCTTTCTATTACACAAATGTTATTAGAGAATAAAGCAAATGGATTAACTCTTAATGAAAGTTCAAATATCTTATTACAAAATGTTGATACATTAAATACAAGTTCAAATGAAGCTGCAACAAGTTTAGAAGAAACTGCAGCAGCAATTGAACAAATAACAGGAAATATAAAATTAACAACAAATAAAATTTCAGAAATTGATACTTTAACAAAAGATGTCTCTTCATCTACTTTAAATGGTGAACACTTAGCTATTAAAACAACTTCTTCTATGGAAGATATAAATGAACAAGTAAGTTCAATAAATGAAGCAATAACAGTAATTGACCAAATCGCTTTTCAAACAAATATCTTAAGTTTAAATGCAGCTGTTGAAGCTGCAACAGCAGGTGAAGCAGGAAAAGGTTTTGCAGTTGTAGCACAAGAAGTAAGAAACCTTGCAAGTAGAAGTGCACAAGCAGCAAAAGAGATTAAAGAGTTAGTTGAAAATGCTACACTTAAAACAAATGAAGGTAAAAATATTGCAAATGAAATGATAAAAGGTTATAACCATTTAAAAGAGGATATTAATAAAACAAGTTTTTTAATCTCTGATGTTTCAAATGCAGCAAAAGAACAAGAAAGTGGTATCATTCAAATCAATGATGCAATCAATAATTTAGATCAACAAACACAGCAAAATGCACTTATTGCAACACAAACTCAAGAAGTTGCATTAAATACATCTGAAATTGCAAAAAAAGTAGTTGAAAATGCAAATGAAAAAGAGTTTGAAGGTAAAGATAGTGTAAAAGCAAAACAACTTCATGTTGATATAAAAAAAGAAAAAACAACTAAAGAAGAAAAAGCACCCTTAGAATTTAAATCTTCATTAAAAGATGATGACTCATGGGAGAGTTTTTAA